A DNA window from Ranitomeya imitator isolate aRanImi1 chromosome 2, aRanImi1.pri, whole genome shotgun sequence contains the following coding sequences:
- the LOC138662162 gene encoding histo-blood group ABO system transferase-like, translated as MVGHKVNYYVFTDRVSDIPIMEMAEGRQMRVLRVPTYQRWQDVSMRRMEMLRDYSHQRFRGEVDYLVCVDVDMRFSDEVGVEILSDLFGTLHPGMYGAKREHYTYERNPQSEAYIPFDEGDFYYAGGYFGGNIEEIYKLTNFCHDAMMADKDKNIEAVWHDESYLNKYFLYHKPTKVLSPEYLWYNGFGTPAFLRRKRFLAVWKNHQEIRN; from the coding sequence ATGGTGGGACACAAAGTGAATTACTACGTCTTTACAGACCGTGTTAGTGACATTCCCATCATGGAGATGGCAGAGGGCAGGCAGATGCGGGTGCTGAGAGTGCCCACTTACCAGAGGTGGCAGGATGTGTCCATGAGGCGTATGGAGATGCTCCGGGACTACTCCCACCAGCGATTCAGAGGGGAGGTGGATTACCTGGTGTGTGTGGATGTGGACATGAGGTTCAGTGATGAAGTTGGGGTAGAGATCTTAAGTGACCTGTTTGGGACCCTACATCCGGGGATGTACGGGGCTAAACGTGAACATTACACATATGAGCGGAACCCGCAGTCGGAGGCTTACATCCCCTTTGATGAAGGAGACTTCTATTATGCCGGGGGCTACTTTGGAGGAAACATCGAAGAGATATACAAACTCACCAACTTCTGCCATGACGCCATGATGGCGGACAAGGACAAGAACATTGAAGCCGTATGGCATGACGAGAGCTACCTGAACAAATACTTCCTGTACCACAAACCTACCAAGGTCCTCTCCCCCGAATATCTATGGTACAATGGCTTTGGCACGCCTGCCTTCTTAAGGAGGAAGAGATTTCTAGCTGTGTGGAAAAACCATCAAGAAATCCGGAACTGA